In Miscanthus floridulus cultivar M001 chromosome 5, ASM1932011v1, whole genome shotgun sequence, one genomic interval encodes:
- the LOC136451399 gene encoding basic leucine zipper 2-like: protein MAQLPPKIPTMAPPWPEFGGRHHHQQHQRSPSVGTFLAAPMPPPPLHPQQPSWVDEFLDFSAAKRSAHRRSVSDSVSFLEPGPDDGNAGVGAHDFDRLDDDQLLSMFSDDLQPPPPPPQQTAPAPVASSSSPSDHNSINDEKTDRGEAEEAQSKCHGDAAADAAPASAAAVDPKRVKRILANRQSAQRSRVRKLQYISELERSVTSLQTEVSALSPRVAFLDHQRSLLTLGNSHLKQRIAALAQDKIFKAAHQEALRKEIERLRQIYHQQSLKSGGELPAPDAAPVRGDKDDMIGSSEGTGTAAPS from the exons ATGGCGCAGCTGCCGCCCAAGATCCCCACCATGGCGCCGCCTTGGCCGGAGTTCGGGGGCCggcaccaccaccagcagcaccAGCGCAGCCCCTCCGTGGGCACGTTCCTCGCCGcgcccatgccgccgccgccgctccacccGCAGCAGCCGTCGTGGGTCGACGAGTTCCTCGACTTCTCCGCCGCCAAGCGCAGCGCGCACCGCCGCTCCGTCAGCGACTCCGTGTCCTTCCTGGAGCCCGGCCCCGACGACGGCAATGCCGGCGTCGGGGCGCACGACTTCGACCGCCTCGACGACGACCAGCTCCTGTCCATGTTCTCCGACGACCtgcagccgccaccgccgcctccgcaGCAAACTGCGCCCGCGCCGGTGGCGAGCTCCTCGTCGCCGTCCGACCACAACAGCATCAACGACGAGAAGACGGACAGGGGCGAGGCCGAGGAGGCGCAGAGCAAGTGCCACGgcgacgccgccgccgacgccgcgccggcCTCCGCCGCCGCAGTCGATCCTAAGCGTGTCAAGAG GATCCTGGCGAACCGGCAGTCCGCGCAGCGGTCGCGCGTGCGCAAGCTGCAGTACATCTCGGAGCTGGAGCGCAGCGTCACGTCGCTTCAG ACGGAGGTGTCGGCGCTGTCTCCGCGCGTGGCGTTCCTCGACCACCAGCGCTCGCTGCTGACGCTGGGGAACAGCCACCTCAAGCAGCGAATCGCCGCGCTCGCGCAGGACAAGATCTTCAAAGCTG CTCATCAGGAGGCACTGAGGAAGGAGATCGAGAGGCTGAGGCAAATCTACCACCAGCAGAGCCTGAAGAGCGGCGGGGAGCTTCCAGCGCCCGACGCGGCTCCGGTCCGCGGCGACAAGGACGACATGATCGGCAGCAGCGAGGGGACCGGGACCGCCGCGCCCTCGTGA
- the LOC136451400 gene encoding cytochrome P450 710A1-like encodes MAAAAESLSVSGSGSLDLRAAAPFLVAAVAFYFLLEQLSYHRKKGPLPGPPLVVPFLGSVAHMIRDPTGFWDAQAARAKRSGVGLAADFLVGRFVVFIRDTELSHRVFANVRPDAFHLIGHPFGKKLFGDHNLIYMFGEDHKDLRRRIAPNFTPRALSTYAALQQRVILAHLRRWLDRSEGEGRGRAFPFRVPCRDMNLETSQTVFAGPYLTGEARRRFERDYNLFNVGLMALPVDLPGFAFRRARQGVARLVRMLGECARQSKARMRAGGEPECLVDFWMQDTLREIDEAAAAGRPRPAHTDDEEIGGFMFDFLFAAQDASTSSLCWAVSALDSHPEVLARVRAEVSAAWSPDSGEPMTAETIQGMRYTQAVAREVIRHRPPATLVPHIAGEPFQLTEWYTVPKGAIVFPSVYESSFQGFPEAEAFDPERFFSESRREDVAYKRNFLAFGAGPHQCVGQRYALNHLVLFMALFVSVVDFRRDRTPGCDDPVYMPTIVPKDGCAVYLKQRCAKFPSF; translated from the coding sequence atggcggcggcggcggagtctCTGTCCGTGTCCGGTTCCGGTTCCTTGGACCTCCGCGCGGCGGCGCCGTTCCTGGTGGCCGCGGTGGCCTTCTACTTCCTGTTGGAGCAGCTGTCCTACCACCGGAAGAAGGGGCCGCTGCCCGGCCCGCCGCTCGTCGTGCCGTTCCTCGGCAGCGTGGCGCACATGATCCGCGACCCGACGGGGTTCTGGGACGCGCAGGCGGCGCGCGCCAAGCGGTCCGGCGTGGGCCTCGCCGCCGACTTCCTGGTGGGGCGGTTCGTGGTGTTCATCCGCGACACGGAGCTGTCCCACCGCGTGTTCGCCAACGTCCGCCCCGACGCGTTCCACCTCATCGGCCACCCCTTCGGCAAGAAGCTGTTCGGCGACCACAACCTCATCTACATGTTCGGCGAGGACCACAAGGACCTGCGGCGCCGGATCGCGCCCAACTTCACCCCGCGCGCGCTGTCCACCTACGCCGCGCTCCAGCAGCGCGTCATCCTGGCGCACCTCCGCCGGTGGCTCGACCGGAGCGAGGGCGAGGGCAGGGGCAGGGCGTTCCCCTTCCGCGTGCCCTGCCGCGACATGAACCTGGAGACCTCGCAGACGGTGTTCGCTGGGCCGTACCTGACCGGGGAGGCCCGGCGGCGGTTCGAGCGGGACTACAACCTCTTCAACGTCGGGCTCATGGCGCTGCCCGTGGACCTCCCCGGCTTCGCGTTCCGGCGCGCGAGGCAGGGCGTGGCGCGGCTGGTGCGCATGCTGGGCGAGTGCGCGCGGCAGAGCAAGGCGCGGATGCGCGCCGGCGGCGAGCCCGAGTGCCTGGTGGACTTCTGGATGCAGGACACGCTGCGCGAGATcgacgaagcggcggcggcggggcgcccTCGGCCCGCGcacaccgacgacgaggagatcgGCGGGTTCATGTTCGATTTCCTGTTCGCGGCGCAGGACGCGTCCACCTCGTCCCTCTGCTGGGCGGTGTCGGCGCTGGACTCCCACCCGGAGGTTCTCGCCCGCGTGCGCGCCGAGGTGTCGGCCGCCTGGTCCCCGGACTCCGGCGAGCCGATGACGGCGGAGACGATCCAGGGGATGCGGTACACCCAGGCGGTGGCGCGGGAGGTGATCCGTCACCGCCCGCCGGCCACGCTGGTGCCGCACATCGCGGGGGAGCCGTTCCAGCTGACGGAGTGGTACACGGTGCCCAAGGGCGCCATCGTGTTCCCATCCGTGTACGAGTCGTCGTTCCAGGGGTTCCCGGAGGCGGAGGCGTTCGACCCGGAGCGCTTCTTCTCGGAGAGCCGGCGGGAGGACGTGGCGTACAAGCGCAACTTCCTGGCCTTCGGCGCGGGGCCACACCAGTGCGTCGGGCAGCGGTACGCGCTGAACCACCTCGTCCTGTTCATGGCGCTGTTCGTGTCGGTGGTGGACTTCCGGCGGGACAGGACGCCCGGGTGTGACGACCCGGTGTACATGCCCACCATCGTGCCCAAGGACGGCTGCGCCGTGTACCTCAAGCAGCGATGCGCCAAGTTCCCATCTTTCTGA